A single genomic interval of Chryseobacterium paludis harbors:
- the ilvD gene encoding dihydroxy-acid dehydratase, whose amino-acid sequence MCETLNKYSRVLTQDPTQPATQAMFYGIGFKKEDFEKAQIGVASMGYDGNTCNMHLNGLAELVKKGVNEQNLVGLMFHTIGISDGMTNGTDGMRYSLVSRDIIADSIETVCAGQYYDGLITVPGCDKNMPGSLMAMARLNRPSIMVYGGSIEAGHYKGNDLNIVSAFEALGNKIAGKLSDEDYDGIIKNSCPSAGACGGMYTANTMASAIEALGMSLPYSSSYPALSKEKKEECEFAGHYVRILLEKDIKPSDIMTPKAFENALRIIMVLGGSTNAVLHFIAIAKSIGHNLGLDDFQKISDTTPLLADLKPSGKYLMKDLHQVGGVPAVMKYLLDLGLLHGDCLTVTGKTIAENLRNVTSIIEREQDIIRDINNPIKKTGHIRIMYGNLAERGCVAKITGKEGDFFKGKARVFDGEKEFIKGIEDKIIQEGDVIVIKNEGPKGAPGMPEMLKPTSALMGSGLGKNVALITDGRFSGGTHGFVVGHITPEAFEGGLIGLVKDNDIIELDAVKNTINLVISDKELQERKSSFKQPDYKVKTGVLYKYAKLVSDASQGCITDF is encoded by the coding sequence ATGTGTGAAACGCTTAATAAATATTCCAGAGTTCTTACCCAGGATCCTACACAACCGGCTACTCAGGCTATGTTTTATGGTATAGGTTTTAAAAAGGAAGATTTTGAAAAAGCTCAGATAGGAGTAGCAAGTATGGGTTATGATGGTAACACCTGTAATATGCATCTAAACGGACTTGCTGAGCTGGTTAAAAAGGGAGTCAACGAACAAAACCTTGTAGGATTGATGTTCCATACCATTGGAATCAGTGACGGAATGACGAATGGTACAGATGGAATGCGTTATTCTCTTGTAAGCAGGGATATCATCGCTGATAGTATTGAAACAGTATGTGCAGGACAATATTATGACGGATTGATCACCGTGCCCGGATGTGATAAAAATATGCCGGGATCTCTGATGGCAATGGCAAGATTAAACAGACCGTCTATTATGGTGTATGGCGGAAGTATAGAAGCCGGACATTATAAAGGGAATGATCTTAACATTGTTTCTGCCTTTGAAGCCCTGGGAAATAAAATAGCAGGAAAACTTTCTGACGAAGATTACGACGGAATTATCAAAAATTCCTGTCCTAGTGCTGGTGCCTGTGGCGGAATGTACACTGCCAATACAATGGCTTCTGCTATTGAAGCATTAGGGATGAGCCTCCCTTATTCATCTTCTTATCCGGCATTAAGTAAGGAGAAAAAAGAAGAATGTGAGTTTGCGGGACATTATGTAAGAATATTATTGGAAAAAGATATCAAACCTTCAGATATCATGACTCCTAAAGCCTTCGAAAATGCATTAAGGATCATTATGGTTCTGGGGGGAAGTACCAATGCCGTTCTCCATTTTATTGCCATAGCAAAAAGTATCGGACATAATTTAGGCCTTGATGATTTTCAGAAAATAAGTGATACGACGCCCTTATTAGCCGATTTGAAACCGAGTGGAAAATATCTGATGAAAGACCTTCATCAGGTAGGCGGAGTACCGGCAGTAATGAAATATCTCTTGGACCTTGGTCTTCTTCATGGAGACTGTCTTACGGTAACCGGAAAAACGATCGCTGAAAACCTTAGAAATGTCACATCGATTATTGAACGTGAGCAGGATATTATACGTGATATCAATAATCCTATCAAAAAAACTGGTCATATCCGGATCATGTACGGCAACCTTGCTGAAAGAGGATGTGTTGCTAAAATTACCGGAAAGGAAGGGGATTTCTTTAAGGGAAAAGCAAGGGTTTTTGATGGTGAGAAAGAATTTATCAAAGGTATTGAAGATAAAATAATACAGGAAGGTGATGTGATCGTCATCAAGAATGAAGGTCCGAAAGGAGCGCCCGGAATGCCGGAAATGCTAAAACCAACTTCTGCATTAATGGGTTCTGGATTAGGAAAGAACGTAGCCTTAATTACTGATGGACGCTTTTCAGGAGGAACGCATGGTTTTGTAGTAGGGCATATTACTCCTGAAGCCTTTGAAGGCGGTTTAATTGGTTTGGTAAAAGATAATGATATCATCGAGCTTGATGCCGTGAAAAATACCATTAACCTTGTGATATCAGACAAAGAATTACAGGAAAGAAAATCCAGTTTTAAACAACCGGATTATAAAGTAAAAACAGGTGTTCTATACAAGTATGCAAAACTGGTATCAGATGCTTCTCAAGGATGTATAACAGACTTTTAA
- the ilvB gene encoding biosynthetic-type acetolactate synthase large subunit, whose translation MESTFSALQKERSSHTGRKLKGAEVILEILKAEKVHTVFGYPGGAVIPIYDALYDYKDDLQHILVRHEQGAIHAAQGFSRSSKNIGVAIATSGPGATNLVTGLADAMIDSTPVVCITGQVYASLLGSDAFQEVDVINVTAPVTKWNCQVTDAEDIPKVLAKAFYIARSGRPGPVLVDITKNAQLQEIDFQGYEICNSIRSYHPKPRIKTEYIEQAALLINTAKRPFLLFGQGVIIGQAEEELKELIEKTGIPAASTALGLGAISTEHPLYVGMLGMHGHYAPNKLTNDCDVIIAVGMRFDDRVTGKLDQYAKQAKVVHLDIDLAEIDKNVKADVPVLGNCKETLPLLTQILDENSHDEWLNQFKELRNEENEEVVKKELNPTTEELTMGEVLKYLNQLTDGEYIICTDVGQHQMISCRYAEFKTSKRNVTSGGLGTMGFGLPAAVGAKMANPDKHVICIAGDGGFQMNIQELGTIAQFGIGVKMIILNNSFLGMVRQWQELFHDKRYSFVDITSPDFSAVAEAYGIKGKQVKERAFLKSSLEEMLNTDGAYLLEIKVGKENNVFPMVPQGCSVSEIRLK comes from the coding sequence ATGGAATCAACATTCAGTGCATTACAGAAAGAAAGGTCTTCCCATACGGGAAGAAAATTGAAGGGAGCAGAAGTAATTTTAGAAATTCTTAAAGCTGAAAAGGTACATACGGTCTTTGGGTATCCTGGAGGTGCCGTCATTCCAATTTATGATGCTCTTTATGATTACAAAGATGATTTACAACATATTCTGGTTAGACATGAGCAAGGAGCTATTCATGCTGCACAAGGGTTTTCAAGATCTTCTAAAAATATCGGAGTTGCTATTGCTACAAGTGGACCCGGAGCAACCAATCTGGTGACAGGGCTTGCAGATGCGATGATCGACAGTACTCCAGTTGTTTGTATTACGGGACAGGTTTATGCTTCTCTTTTAGGGTCTGATGCTTTTCAGGAAGTAGATGTGATCAATGTAACAGCCCCTGTTACGAAATGGAATTGCCAGGTAACTGATGCTGAGGATATTCCAAAGGTACTGGCTAAGGCATTTTATATTGCAAGATCTGGCCGTCCAGGTCCGGTATTGGTTGATATTACTAAAAATGCCCAGCTTCAGGAAATAGATTTTCAGGGATATGAGATCTGTAATTCTATACGGTCTTACCATCCAAAACCAAGAATTAAAACTGAATATATAGAACAGGCCGCTTTACTGATTAATACCGCTAAAAGACCATTCTTATTATTTGGGCAGGGTGTAATTATTGGCCAGGCGGAGGAAGAACTTAAAGAATTAATTGAGAAAACAGGAATTCCCGCAGCTTCTACAGCTTTAGGTTTAGGAGCGATTTCAACAGAACATCCTTTGTATGTAGGAATGTTGGGGATGCACGGTCATTATGCTCCCAATAAATTAACCAATGATTGTGATGTCATCATTGCGGTAGGAATGCGTTTTGACGACCGCGTTACCGGAAAACTGGATCAATATGCAAAACAGGCAAAAGTGGTTCATCTTGATATTGATCTTGCAGAAATTGATAAAAATGTAAAAGCTGATGTTCCTGTTTTAGGAAACTGTAAAGAAACTCTTCCTTTATTAACTCAGATTCTTGATGAGAATTCCCACGATGAATGGCTGAATCAGTTTAAAGAACTTAGAAATGAGGAAAATGAAGAAGTCGTAAAAAAGGAGCTGAATCCAACAACAGAGGAGCTTACGATGGGTGAGGTGTTAAAATATCTGAATCAGTTGACCGATGGAGAATATATTATCTGCACAGATGTAGGCCAGCATCAAATGATCTCTTGCCGTTACGCAGAATTTAAGACATCCAAAAGAAATGTTACTTCCGGTGGATTAGGGACAATGGGATTTGGTCTGCCAGCTGCAGTAGGTGCAAAAATGGCCAATCCGGATAAACATGTGATCTGTATTGCCGGTGATGGAGGCTTTCAGATGAATATTCAGGAGCTCGGTACTATTGCACAATTTGGAATAGGCGTAAAAATGATCATTCTTAACAATTCTTTTCTAGGCATGGTGCGTCAGTGGCAGGAGCTTTTTCACGACAAGAGGTATTCATTCGTAGATATTACAAGTCCTGATTTCTCTGCTGTTGCAGAAGCTTATGGTATTAAAGGAAAGCAGGTAAAAGAAAGAGCTTTTTTAAAATCATCATTAGAAGAAATGCTTAATACCGACGGAGCTTATCTGCTAGAAATAAAAGTAGGAAAAGAAAACAATGTTTTTCCTATGGTTCCACAGGGCTGCAGTGTAAGTGAGATCCGTTTAAAATAA
- the ilvN gene encoding acetolactate synthase small subunit: MNKQEYTISVFTENQVGLLTKIAMVFSRRGINIESLNVSPTEIEGISRFTIVVEVSQETVRKVSRQIQKLVEVIKVYYNTNDEIVWQELALFKIETNVVSEKFYVERILRQYGATIVSVRNDYTVFTIVGHHEEIDRFLEILEPHGLIEFIRSGRVAVIKSNEGFHKKLSALEKMAYQ, encoded by the coding sequence ATGAATAAACAGGAATATACAATAAGTGTTTTCACCGAAAATCAGGTTGGGTTGCTTACCAAAATAGCAATGGTTTTTTCCAGAAGAGGAATCAATATCGAAAGCTTAAATGTTTCTCCAACAGAGATTGAAGGGATCTCAAGATTTACCATTGTGGTAGAAGTTTCGCAAGAGACTGTAAGAAAAGTGTCGAGACAGATTCAGAAGCTGGTTGAAGTCATTAAAGTGTACTATAATACCAATGATGAAATTGTATGGCAGGAACTGGCTCTTTTCAAAATAGAAACGAATGTGGTCTCTGAGAAGTTTTATGTTGAAAGGATATTAAGACAATACGGAGCTACCATTGTAAGTGTAAGAAATGATTATACGGTTTTCACCATTGTAGGGCATCACGAAGAGATAGATCGTTTTCTTGAAATTTTAGAGCCACACGGTCTTATAGAATTTATCAGAAGCGGAAGGGTAGCGGTCATCAAATCAAATGAGGGTTTTCACAAAAAGCTTAGTGCCCTTGAAAAAATGGCCTATCAGTAA
- the ilvC gene encoding ketol-acid reductoisomerase yields the protein MAVIKFAGVEENVVTREEFPIEKAQEVLRDETVAVLGYGIQGPGQALNLQDNGINVIVGQRKNSKSWDKAVQDGFIPGETLFELEEAAQRGTILCYLLSDAAQIEFWPTLEKHLTPGKTLYFSHGFGITYNHQTQIVPPKDVDVVLVAPKGSGTSLRRLFVEGKGLNSSYAIHQDSTGKAKDKVTALGIAVGSGYLFETNFKKEVYSDLVGERGSLMGAIQGLFAAQFEVLRAQGHSPSEAFNETVEELTQSLMPLVAENGMDWMYANCSTTAQRGALDWWKKFYDATKPVFEELYQSVKEGNESQKSISSNSKENYREGLNKELEELRNSELWQAGKVVRSLRPDRELEYEK from the coding sequence ATGGCAGTAATTAAATTTGCAGGAGTAGAGGAAAATGTAGTAACAAGAGAAGAATTTCCAATTGAAAAAGCTCAGGAAGTATTAAGAGATGAAACGGTAGCGGTTTTAGGATATGGTATTCAGGGACCTGGTCAGGCTCTAAACCTTCAGGATAATGGGATCAATGTAATTGTTGGGCAGCGTAAAAATTCTAAAAGCTGGGATAAAGCTGTACAAGATGGATTTATTCCTGGAGAAACTTTATTTGAATTGGAAGAAGCGGCTCAGAGAGGAACGATTCTTTGCTACCTTTTGAGTGATGCGGCACAGATCGAATTTTGGCCAACTTTGGAAAAACATCTTACCCCTGGAAAGACTTTATATTTCTCTCACGGATTTGGAATTACCTACAATCATCAGACACAAATTGTTCCACCTAAAGATGTAGATGTGGTTTTGGTAGCACCGAAAGGTTCTGGAACATCTCTAAGAAGACTTTTTGTGGAAGGTAAAGGACTAAACAGCAGTTATGCAATCCATCAGGATTCAACCGGTAAAGCAAAAGATAAAGTAACAGCGTTGGGTATTGCTGTGGGTAGCGGATATCTGTTTGAAACCAATTTTAAAAAAGAAGTATACAGTGATCTTGTAGGAGAGAGAGGTTCCCTGATGGGAGCTATACAGGGATTATTTGCTGCACAGTTTGAGGTATTAAGAGCCCAAGGACATTCCCCTTCAGAAGCATTTAATGAAACTGTGGAAGAATTAACCCAATCTTTAATGCCGTTAGTTGCTGAAAATGGAATGGATTGGATGTATGCCAACTGCTCTACAACAGCACAAAGAGGAGCTTTAGATTGGTGGAAGAAGTTTTATGATGCTACAAAACCTGTATTTGAAGAACTGTATCAGAGTGTGAAAGAAGGAAATGAATCACAAAAGTCTATCTCAAGCAACAGCAAGGAAAACTACAGAGAAGGTCTGAATAAAGAACTTGAAGAGTTAAGAAACAGCGAATTATGGCAGGCAGGTAAAGTCGTAAGGTCTTTACGTCCTGATAGAGAACTCGAATATGAAAAGTAA
- the ilvA gene encoding threonine ammonia-lyase IlvA, whose translation MKSKTISFPSLHAIKEARKTLENIVNTTPLQKSFRLSKQIEADIFLKREDMQPVRSYKIRGAYNKIYSLYKDHKVGNGIVCASAGNHAQGVAFACRKLKIEGTIFMPVTTPKQKLEQVAMFGEKYVDIKLIGDTFDDSKKAAIEYSESSKVEFIHPFDDVEIIEGQATLAMEILEQAEHKIDFVFVPLGGGGLAAGVVTVFSVLSPETKIIVVEPKGAASMKASLDAGVNTELMHIDKFVDGAAVQKVGDLNFEICKDYIHDCIAVDEGKVCETLLELYNKDAMVLEPAGALAIAALDLYKEEIKDKNVVCIVSGSNNDITRTEEIKERAMLYKGLKHYFIVKFPQRPGALKEFVLSVLGKSDDITFFEYTKRNSRETASAIVGIEVPSFSDFEELLNRMKKAGYYESYLNDSPNMMNILI comes from the coding sequence ATGAAAAGTAAAACCATCAGTTTCCCTTCACTGCATGCCATAAAAGAGGCCCGGAAAACACTAGAGAATATTGTTAATACAACGCCTCTGCAGAAAAGTTTCAGGCTTTCAAAACAAATTGAAGCTGATATTTTTCTGAAAAGAGAAGATATGCAGCCAGTCCGTTCCTATAAGATAAGAGGAGCTTACAATAAAATCTATAGCCTTTATAAAGATCATAAAGTTGGAAATGGAATTGTTTGTGCCAGTGCAGGAAATCATGCTCAGGGTGTTGCTTTCGCTTGTCGGAAACTGAAAATTGAGGGAACTATTTTCATGCCTGTTACCACTCCAAAACAAAAACTGGAACAGGTAGCTATGTTTGGAGAAAAATATGTCGATATCAAATTGATCGGTGATACTTTTGATGATTCCAAAAAAGCCGCAATAGAGTATAGTGAAAGTTCTAAAGTTGAATTTATACATCCTTTTGATGATGTTGAGATCATTGAAGGGCAAGCTACTTTGGCGATGGAGATTCTGGAACAGGCAGAACATAAGATCGATTTTGTATTTGTCCCTTTAGGAGGAGGTGGGCTGGCTGCTGGAGTAGTTACTGTTTTTTCAGTTCTATCACCTGAAACCAAAATTATTGTTGTAGAACCGAAAGGGGCAGCTTCGATGAAAGCTTCTTTAGATGCCGGAGTGAATACCGAACTTATGCATATTGATAAATTTGTGGATGGAGCTGCTGTTCAGAAAGTAGGAGACCTCAATTTTGAGATATGTAAAGATTATATTCATGACTGTATTGCAGTTGATGAGGGGAAAGTTTGCGAAACTTTATTAGAACTTTATAATAAAGACGCCATGGTATTGGAGCCTGCCGGTGCTTTAGCAATAGCAGCATTGGATCTTTATAAAGAAGAAATAAAAGATAAAAATGTGGTTTGCATTGTAAGCGGAAGCAACAATGATATAACAAGGACTGAAGAAATTAAGGAACGGGCGATGCTTTACAAAGGCTTGAAACATTACTTTATTGTAAAATTTCCACAGCGTCCGGGAGCTCTTAAAGAATTTGTTTTAAGTGTTTTAGGGAAGTCAGATGATATTACATTTTTTGAATATACCAAAAGGAACTCACGGGAAACAGCTTCAGCAATTGTAGGTATCGAAGTACCTTCGTTTTCTGATTTTGAAGAATTATTGAACAGAATGAAGAAAGCGGGGTATTATGAATCCTACCTCAATGATTCTCCTAATATGATGAATATTTTAATCTAA
- a CDS encoding nuclear transport factor 2 family protein, which produces MNSLAENEQTAAILNGFFQSVSEKDTEKAGSFFADQVEWYIPKSDLLPWTGALTTKSEVIAALQLLLDSHIDGEEQFELDHLFIDGNEAAVFGKASRVAKKTGKRFTAFICQRFSIENGKITKLLMLEDTREIEKAFVS; this is translated from the coding sequence ATGAATTCATTAGCTGAAAACGAACAGACAGCCGCCATATTAAATGGATTTTTCCAAAGTGTTTCTGAGAAGGATACTGAAAAAGCAGGATCTTTTTTTGCTGACCAAGTGGAATGGTATATTCCTAAATCAGATCTATTACCCTGGACGGGAGCATTAACAACAAAATCAGAGGTGATAGCAGCACTTCAACTTCTTTTAGATTCTCATATAGATGGCGAAGAACAATTTGAACTTGATCATCTTTTTATCGATGGAAACGAAGCTGCAGTGTTTGGGAAAGCATCCCGGGTCGCAAAGAAGACGGGTAAAAGATTCACTGCTTTTATATGTCAGAGGTTTAGTATTGAAAATGGCAAAATCACAAAGCTTTTAATGCTTGAAGATACCCGTGAAATTGAAAAAGCATTTGTAAGTTAG
- a CDS encoding VOC family protein, whose translation MENVQFNLFGLAVSVSDLSQSIKWYHHILGFQLIEEVDFPAVKAKGAFMEGMGIRLELLQSADSYRIEELFATPPGHLKPIGNKALILYVDDLHEAGLWLEKQNVNFVFKEIQLNEEGLTSTIIQDPDGNFISIFGKEVFTKK comes from the coding sequence ATGGAAAACGTACAATTTAACCTGTTTGGTTTGGCAGTAAGTGTTTCAGACTTAAGTCAATCCATAAAATGGTACCATCATATATTAGGATTTCAGTTAATAGAAGAAGTTGATTTTCCTGCTGTAAAGGCAAAAGGTGCTTTTATGGAAGGAATGGGAATCCGTCTGGAGTTATTACAATCTGCTGATTCTTATCGAATTGAAGAATTATTTGCTACCCCTCCGGGCCACCTTAAACCTATAGGAAATAAAGCTTTGATTCTGTATGTTGATGATTTACATGAAGCTGGTTTGTGGCTGGAAAAACAAAATGTAAATTTTGTATTTAAAGAAATACAGCTTAATGAGGAAGGACTCACCAGTACGATCATTCAAGATCCGGATGGAAATTTCATTAGTATTTTCGGTAAGGAAGTATTCACAAAAAAATAA
- the pdxR gene encoding MocR-like pyridoxine biosynthesis transcription factor PdxR: MLPYKSLIKLDRGGSVPLYVQVCNQFISLITNGTLQPSDSLPSSRILADLIGINRNTVKLAYEELISQGWAESVERKGIFVLSNLPTSSKIITSEHSENNNLSEAFYWNNPFKTPSSGKDFQKIDLAIDGGFPDVRLAPVDQLMREYRSLSRKFYGKNFLKYGSSKGSEHLRDSICHYLSSTRGLNVSKENLVITKGSQMGIYLAGKLLIGPSDIIAVGSSNYPFADQTFQYLGGKLLRIPIDEQGMDIDHLETVLNHTAIKAVYIIPHHHFPTTVTTSMERRMKLLHLAKKYRFAIIEDDYDFDFHYDNKPYVPLASIDHYHNVIYIGSISKTFAPALRIGFMVGPSAFIDAASSTREFIDKQGDTLLENAFAMMFDSGEMERHFRKSLKIYKQRRNLFCEILASDFKELIDFKTPEGGLAVWADFNKKINLTEVAGKALKKGLYIEYGDFYKNEVFASNGMRMGFASLNEKEMRLALSILKEAID; encoded by the coding sequence ATGTTACCTTACAAATCGTTAATTAAGCTGGACAGAGGAGGGTCGGTGCCACTGTATGTTCAAGTATGTAATCAATTTATATCACTGATTACAAATGGTACGCTGCAACCATCAGACAGTCTTCCGAGTTCACGGATACTTGCAGATCTTATCGGGATCAATAGAAATACGGTAAAGCTGGCCTATGAAGAACTTATCAGCCAGGGTTGGGCAGAGTCTGTTGAAAGAAAAGGAATATTTGTTCTTTCTAATCTGCCAACGTCTTCTAAGATCATAACCTCTGAACATAGTGAGAATAATAATCTTAGTGAAGCTTTTTATTGGAATAATCCATTTAAAACCCCTTCTTCAGGAAAGGATTTTCAGAAAATAGATCTTGCGATCGATGGTGGCTTTCCCGATGTACGGTTAGCTCCTGTAGATCAGCTTATGAGAGAATATAGAAGTCTTTCCAGAAAATTCTATGGTAAAAATTTTCTGAAATATGGAAGTTCAAAGGGATCCGAACATCTTCGCGATTCTATCTGTCATTATTTATCCAGCACCCGGGGGTTAAATGTTTCTAAAGAAAACCTTGTCATCACAAAAGGAAGCCAAATGGGGATTTATCTTGCAGGTAAACTGTTAATAGGGCCATCTGATATTATTGCTGTGGGCTCGTCCAATTATCCTTTTGCAGATCAGACGTTCCAATATTTAGGAGGTAAGCTTCTCAGAATTCCTATTGATGAACAGGGAATGGATATTGATCATCTGGAAACCGTTTTAAACCACACTGCGATAAAAGCAGTTTATATTATACCTCATCATCATTTTCCAACCACTGTAACGACAAGTATGGAGCGCAGAATGAAGTTATTGCATCTTGCTAAAAAGTATCGTTTTGCCATTATTGAGGATGATTATGATTTTGACTTTCATTACGATAATAAACCATACGTACCTCTGGCGAGTATAGATCATTATCACAATGTTATTTATATAGGATCTATTTCGAAAACATTTGCGCCGGCACTACGAATTGGATTTATGGTGGGACCTTCAGCTTTCATTGATGCAGCATCATCAACCAGGGAATTTATAGATAAGCAGGGTGACACATTACTGGAAAATGCATTTGCAATGATGTTCGATAGCGGAGAAATGGAAAGACATTTTAGAAAATCTTTAAAAATATATAAACAACGCCGCAATCTTTTTTGTGAAATACTAGCTTCAGATTTTAAAGAACTGATTGATTTTAAAACTCCAGAAGGAGGATTGGCTGTGTGGGCTGACTTTAATAAGAAAATTAATTTAACGGAAGTTGCCGGGAAAGCATTGAAAAAAGGACTGTATATCGAATATGGGGATTTTTATAAAAATGAGGTTTTTGCAAGCAATGGAATGAGGATGGGATTTGCGTCATTGAATGAAAAGGAAATGAGACTGGCGTTGAGTATACTGAAAGAGGCGATTGATTAG
- a CDS encoding GNAT family N-acetyltransferase, with amino-acid sequence MQSQYTISDFTTDLEIQQCWEVISLLRPHLDKNNWKEIIHEMMENEKYRISGIMENDQCVAFAGYRVMNSLHSGHIIYIDDLCTLESHRGKGLASQLLEYVEHIARSNAMDAVVLDTDFTNNTAQKVYLKSGFRLAALHLAHPLKK; translated from the coding sequence ATGCAGAGTCAATATACCATTTCAGATTTTACGACCGATCTGGAGATTCAACAGTGCTGGGAAGTGATCTCTTTATTAAGACCTCATCTCGATAAAAATAACTGGAAAGAAATCATTCATGAAATGATGGAAAATGAGAAGTACAGGATTTCTGGAATTATGGAAAATGATCAGTGTGTGGCATTTGCCGGATACCGGGTTATGAACTCCTTACACAGCGGACATATTATTTATATTGATGACCTTTGTACCCTGGAATCTCATAGAGGAAAAGGTTTAGCCTCTCAACTACTGGAATATGTAGAGCATATTGCCAGGTCCAATGCGATGGATGCGGTAGTTCTTGATACTGACTTCACTAATAATACTGCGCAAAAGGTTTATCTGAAAAGCGGATTCAGGCTTGCGGCGCTTCATCTTGCACATCCATTGAAAAAGTAA
- a CDS encoding 5' nucleotidase, NT5C type, protein MKNKKETIAIDMDGVIADVEAQLIDWYHRDHGILISREDMIGKPEPEAFPDREAVLKFLQTPGFFRTLPVMPNAVEVVKELMNDYDVYIVTAAMEFPLSLYEKYEWLQEHFPFISWKNIIMCGDKSVIDTDYLIDDHIKNLDFCKGRPIMFNAGHNSSIDHHQRVHSWDEVRDLFSNIRNLSQSEAI, encoded by the coding sequence ATGAAAAATAAGAAAGAAACCATTGCGATAGATATGGACGGTGTAATAGCAGATGTAGAAGCGCAACTTATCGATTGGTATCACAGAGATCACGGTATTTTAATCAGTAGAGAAGATATGATCGGTAAACCGGAACCCGAAGCTTTTCCAGATAGAGAAGCAGTCTTAAAATTTTTACAGACTCCCGGTTTTTTCCGCACTCTGCCGGTAATGCCTAATGCAGTGGAAGTAGTTAAAGAATTGATGAATGATTATGATGTTTATATTGTGACTGCTGCTATGGAGTTTCCACTTTCATTATATGAAAAATACGAATGGCTGCAGGAGCATTTCCCTTTTATATCATGGAAAAATATAATCATGTGTGGTGATAAAAGTGTTATCGACACCGATTATCTGATAGATGACCATATTAAAAATCTTGATTTCTGTAAAGGCAGACCCATTATGTTCAATGCCGGACACAATAGTAGTATAGATCATCATCAGCGGGTACACAGTTGGGATGAGGTGAGGGATTTATTTAGTAATATTAGAAACCTAAGTCAATCTGAAGCTATTTAA
- a CDS encoding DeoR/GlpR family DNA-binding transcription regulator — MIKAERQDLILEYLVKDKKVLLDQISKILKVSEDTVRRDIKELSDKGLLKAVRGGAIQRSSMPLHFKDRQNIDVPHKKIIAEKVLEYIKPGMVLLVDSGTSALAVIANLPKDIALTVVTNSFPVASLLEDHKEIEVLFMGGMLNKISFSTNGYETIQSIRNIRADICLLGVCSIDLNFGVTGDDYEDSLVKRVMIETSKCTIALSTSDKLGKSESFYICAANSLNIIITEADPKSDYLKPYIDAGIEVR; from the coding sequence ATGATAAAAGCTGAAAGACAGGATCTCATTCTCGAGTATTTAGTAAAAGATAAAAAAGTATTGCTTGATCAGATCAGTAAAATACTTAAAGTATCTGAAGATACCGTGCGTAGAGATATTAAAGAATTATCAGATAAAGGTCTGTTAAAAGCTGTCCGTGGTGGTGCTATTCAAAGGTCTTCAATGCCGCTTCATTTTAAAGACCGTCAGAATATCGACGTCCCGCACAAGAAGATCATTGCCGAAAAGGTATTGGAATATATTAAACCCGGAATGGTTCTGTTAGTTGACTCAGGAACTTCAGCACTGGCGGTAATTGCTAATTTACCAAAGGATATTGCTTTAACTGTAGTAACCAATAGCTTTCCGGTTGCTTCACTTTTGGAAGATCATAAAGAAATTGAAGTTTTATTTATGGGTGGAATGCTGAATAAAATTTCATTCTCTACAAATGGGTATGAGACGATTCAAAGTATAAGGAATATCAGAGCTGATATCTGTTTGCTGGGCGTATGTAGTATCGATCTGAATTTTGGAGTTACCGGTGATGATTATGAAGACAGCCTGGTTAAAAGGGTGATGATAGAAACTTCAAAATGCACGATTGCTCTTTCGACTTCAGATAAATTGGGGAAATCCGAATCCTTTTATATCTGTGCTGCCAATTCACTGAATATTATTATCACTGAGGCAGATCCAAAATCAGATTATTTAAAACCTTATATAGATGCCGGGATTGAGGTTAGATAA